TTAACGAATGAAAAAGCAGGTTTTTTCGTGGCGCGGAGCCCGATACATTGAGGGCGTTGTCTCATTTACGTGACGGAGCGAAACGATGAAATGTCCTGTATGCGGTACCCCCGATTTGCTGATGACCGAACGTCAGGGAGTGGAGATCGATTACTGCCCGAGCTGTCGCGGCGTGTGGCTCGACCGTGGCGAGTTGGACAAGCTGATCGAGCGCACGGACGACATGGCTGGCCGGCCGGCGCAGACGGCGCGCGAAGGTGCGCTCCGGAGCGCGCATCAGGACGCCCGACATCGAGACCATCGGGATGAATATCAGCAGCGCAACATGCATCACGGCGATGACGCGCGTCGTCGTCACTACGATCAGCCGCGCAAGAAGAAGTCGTTGTTCGAGATGTTCGACTTTGATTGACGTTGAGCGCGCCGAGCGAGCGAAAGAAGCCAGTCGGATGACTGGCTTTTTCTTCAGGGCGGCGTTTTTCTACGACGCGCGCGAGGCGATCACGGCTTGTGCGGCTTCGATGAAGCCTTGGCCGCCGGGGCCGGTGGTGATCCAGTTGGGCGGCACGGGAATGTGTGGCAGATATTCCTTCACGGTGCTCATGCCGACCGTATGTTTGAAGAACGCGAACATCGGTGCGTCGTTGGTCGAGTCGCCCGTGTAGAGCACGGTGTCGCGGTCCTTGTCGATGTCGACGCCATAGACTTCGGCCATGACACGACGCGTCATCGACAGCTTGTCGTATCCGCCGAACCAGCCGAGCACCCAGAGGTTGTTGATCGTGGCGTCGGCGCCGGCGCGTTGCAACTCGCGGAGGATCTGCTCACCGGCCGCCGGATCTGCCGGACGCGAAAACGCGACGCTTGTGAGCCGGAAGACCTGATCGTCTGCCAGTTGTGCGTAGGGGAGGGCGTTGCTAACGGCGCTTGCGGCGGCGTCGAGCTCTTCGGAGACCGACTCGATCTCGGACTCGGCGTGCCAGAACGTCCGTTGAATGCCATGGCCGTCGGGCGTGCGCTGAAGGAACAGGCCGCCGTTTTCGCCGATCACGCCATCGACCGGCCACATGCGCGCCATCTGGTCGCACCAGCCGGCAGGCGCGGCCGTGACGGGAATGACTCGCACTCCGGCTTTCTGCAAGTTCTCCAGCGCGCAATACGTGTCGGCCGCGAGTCTGCCTCGATACGTCAGGGTTTCGTCCATGTCGGTGAGGACGAATCGGACATCCTTGAATTCATGCGCGGCAGCAACGGACAGGTGACGCATAACGTTCTCGATCAGGGGGACGGGGGAGCCATTATGCAATCAACGACGAAATGCCGCCGGGCGTCGCTCGGGGCTGCATGCGTAAGGCAAGGAAAGGGGGAGGGGAGCGCCGGTTGACGATCACATACAACGGCACGGCCGCCTTCTTGTCAGGGAACGACAAGGCCCGGATGTGCGGATTATGATGCTCGCGCCAAAACGTCTTGAATCATGAGGTCGACGTTCCGAATCGAGAAGGCGACGGTAGGGCGAGATCCCCACCCAAATTGGGGTTTCAAATGGTTGCGGAACGATTTTCGGTCGCAAGGCTGGACGTTTTCAAGCGGCTCACGGGGTGTTGAAACGCCCATGTGCAGGCTCTTGTGATCGATGACGTGCCTGGCCAATTCATGCGGCGCGACAGGCACGATACGGCGCTGACGATGGACTTTGCCATTAATGAACGAAAACCGCTCGCAGAACGGCGGCCTTGTGTTACTGCGAACTCTTGGTCTGTCATACGCCGTAAGCGTTTTTGCTGCGCGTCGAAACGTTTCGAGTGTCGACGCATAGTCGGGGATATTCGGAAGTTACTGAAACGCAAGGCTCGGCACTCCTGCGATGATGGATTTAGCCGCTAGGTCGGCTCAATCCACTCACATTTCAGGAGGCTTGGATGAATGATTCAACCCAAAGCGACGGAAAGGATGGAGTAAACGGCGGTGGGGCCGATGACGGGCTCGACCTTCCTAAGTCGTTGGCACGTGAAGGGCATGTGATCTGGTTCCACGAATACAAGAAGTACCTCGGTTACGCTTGGGACGACGCAGCGGGGGAAATCAGGCGAGCGCATGTGTCCAACTCCGAGCACGCGATTTACTTCGAGACGTTCGCGGAGGCGATGGTGGCGACGGATATGTTGATGGGGTCTCACGTCATTCTTCACGCGGCGAAGCGGGGCGAGAAACCAAGGCTGGTGCGCTAACCTTCGTTGCGGCCCATCCATTGCGGTGGGCCGTTATGCACAATCTCCAGATTCACCTTGCCGCGTAGTCCGCGGACGAATCAATTGTGCCGCCGGCGGCTCGGATTTTGCATCCAGCGCGTTTCGGTAGCATCGCTACACAGACGTATCCATAGATTCGAAATCGGAGACTTCACCGCCACGCCGGACGTTCGTGATGGGGCTATCTGGCTCCGACAGAACCAAGACAAGGCAGCGATTGAGAATTTCTGCGTCGGTACGTCCGGCATCGCAAAGGGAAGCTGGTCATGCCGACTAAGTGATCGGTTTGCGGAACGGAACCGTTTTTGCGGAACAAATAAAAACGGCCCCCATCGCTGGGAGCCGTTCTTAAATTTGGTGGCGAATCAGGGACTCGAACCCCGGACCTGCGGATTATGATTCCGTCGCTCTAACCAACTGAGCTAATTCGCCGAAGAAAATGATTATAGGTAGGCCCCTATAGGCTGTCAACATTTTTTTTGCGAGCCGACGAAAATTAACGGCGCGCCGTTCAGGGCAGCCTCCGGAAAGGGCCCCGGAAAAGACAACGCCGGAACCCGAAGGTCCCGGCGTTGACGATCCACTTCAACCTGTCTGGCAGGTCACCCCATCAGTCGTTGGCGTAGATGTCGACGTCCTTGGTCTCCTTGATGAAGAGCATGCCGATCACGAAGGTGATGAGCGCGATCACGATCGGGTACCAGAGGCCGGAGTAGATGTCGCCCTTGGCGGCCACGATGGCGAAGGCCGTGGCCGGCAGGAAACCGCCGAACCAGCCATTACCGATGTGATACGGCAGCGACATCGAGGTGTAGCGAATGCGCGTCGGGAACATTTCCACCAGCATTGCCGCGATCGGGCCGTACACCATCGTCACGAAGATCACGAGAATCGCCAGCAGGATCACGACCATCGGCTTGTTCATCTGGGCCGGGTCAGCCTTCGGCGGATAGCCATCGGCCTTGAGCGTGGCTGACATATCCGTCTCGAACGCCTTGGTCTTGTCTTTTGCGTCCGCTGCCTTGCCGTCTACCGACTGGATCACCTTGTCGCCGATCTTCACCGTCGCCATGGTGCCTGCCGGCGCTGCTTCGTTGTGATAGTTCAGGCCAGCGCGCGACAGGTAGCTCTTCGCGATATCGCACGAGCTGGTGAACTTCGACGTGCCCACCGGGTTGAACTGGAACGAGCACTCGTTCGGATCGGCGATGACCGTGATCGGCGAGCGTGCCGTTGCCGCTTCAAGTGCCGGGTTGGCGTAGTGCGTGAGCGCCTTGAAGATCGGGAAGTACAGCAACGCCGCCAACAAGCAGCCGGCCATGATGATCGGCTTGCGACCGATCTTGTCCGACAGTGCGCCGAAGAACACGAAGAACGGGCTGCCGATCAACAGACCCAGCGCCACCATGATGTTCGCGGTGTTGCCGTCGACCTTCAGCACCTGTGTCATGAAGAACAGCGAGTAGAACTGCCCCGTGTACCACACGACCGCCTGACCCGCCGTCAGACCGACCAGCGCCAGAATCACGATCTTCAGGTTCTTCCATTCGCCGAACGATTCCTTGAGCGGCGCCTTCGAGCCCTTGCCCTCAGCCTTCATGCGCTGGAATGCCGGCGATTCGCTCAGTTGCAGACGAATCCACAGCGAAACCAGCAGCAGCACGATCGACAGCACGAACGGAATGCGCCAGCCCCACTCACCGAACGCCTCTTCACCCATCGCC
This window of the Pandoraea fibrosis genome carries:
- a CDS encoding MFS transporter; the encoded protein is MATATTATTHAPMTKEERKVIFASSLGTVFEWYDFYLAGSLAAFISRHFFSGINPTAAFIFTLLSFAAGFAVRPFGAIVFGRIGDLVGRKYTFLVTITLMGLSTLVVGLLPGYASWGIAAPVIFIAMRLLQGLALGGEYGGAATYVAEHAPQGRRGFYTSWIQTTATLGLFLSLLVILGTRMAMGEEAFGEWGWRIPFVLSIVLLLVSLWIRLQLSESPAFQRMKAEGKGSKAPLKESFGEWKNLKIVILALVGLTAGQAVVWYTGQFYSLFFMTQVLKVDGNTANIMVALGLLIGSPFFVFFGALSDKIGRKPIIMAGCLLAALLYFPIFKALTHYANPALEAATARSPITVIADPNECSFQFNPVGTSKFTSSCDIAKSYLSRAGLNYHNEAAPAGTMATVKIGDKVIQSVDGKAADAKDKTKAFETDMSATLKADGYPPKADPAQMNKPMVVILLAILVIFVTMVYGPIAAMLVEMFPTRIRYTSMSLPYHIGNGWFGGFLPATAFAIVAAKGDIYSGLWYPIVIALITFVIGMLFIKETKDVDIYAND
- a CDS encoding TFIIB-type zinc ribbon-containing protein; this encodes MKCPVCGTPDLLMTERQGVEIDYCPSCRGVWLDRGELDKLIERTDDMAGRPAQTAREGALRSAHQDARHRDHRDEYQQRNMHHGDDARRRHYDQPRKKKSLFEMFDFD
- a CDS encoding HAD-IIB family hydrolase, yielding MRHLSVAAAHEFKDVRFVLTDMDETLTYRGRLAADTYCALENLQKAGVRVIPVTAAPAGWCDQMARMWPVDGVIGENGGLFLQRTPDGHGIQRTFWHAESEIESVSEELDAAASAVSNALPYAQLADDQVFRLTSVAFSRPADPAAGEQILRELQRAGADATINNLWVLGWFGGYDKLSMTRRVMAEVYGVDIDKDRDTVLYTGDSTNDAPMFAFFKHTVGMSTVKEYLPHIPVPPNWITTGPGGQGFIEAAQAVIASRAS